The sequence GCCTGGATGAACTGGCCTTGATTAAAAAAGGCGGCGCCCTGTGCTGCTAGTACAGTATCTCTATGCCTTGGTAACTGTTTGACGTCAACCAGATAGCAAGACCTATACTTCGTGTAGCATACCTTTGCAAATTTGAGAGCAAGCGCGTAATCGGCCTTATCAAGGTAAATCTTCCAAACATCGCGCTCCTCGTCAACCCTAACGACCTCGTAGAGTCCATTGGTCGAGTAGATCCACAATGTGCGATTTATCGGATCAGACACTATGCCTAGTAACCTTTCTGCGCGGCGCTGACCAATAGATGAAAGTGTGCTCGGATCCAAGAAGGAACGACTTACTAAAGAAATCGCCTCATCATAAATTAAACTGTCATCCAAGCGCGAATACCCCATCACTCGATCGCTCAGTAGCAAGAGAAAGTGGAATTCGGTCAGGACAACGCCCAGTGGGAAATTGTTCCCACCGGGACTCCGAGAACTTCCATCAGCTAATGATGTAGGGTATGGGAGCAATGACGACGTATCAAGAAAATCTTGAGATGACAGGTCCCCAGCCAGTTGGCGTGCTGTCGCAAGCGTCGCATGGAACAACCCTCTGGAGGTCAACCATGCTAACCGTTTCCCAGGGGCCCCGCCTGCGTGCTCTGGAGAATAAAACTGTAGTGTGGAATACTGGAGTCCCCCAGATAGTTCCATATACTCTTAATGACGTGTGAATAGGAATAATACAGCGTCATAATCCAATAAACTCACTGGCGGGTGTGTCCCTGTTGTAAGACGCAAATAGAGTCTCAAATACTCGAGACCCATCGGTATCCGCTTTGCCACCAACAGGTCCAACTAATTGATAAAGACGGGAGGCTGTTGCAATTACCACAACGGCACGCGAAGGATCATCCTTTAGTCTCTCGAACTTGATACCACAGACGGATTGTTTGTCAGGAAGTGTATAGACTGCTTGAACATAACGATCCGGGGACTTGAAGAATTCTTCCGCAGGAGATATAAGGGCCTCGTATATAGTCCCATTTCGACCTCCTAACAGGATTTCGTGTGTACTAGGACCAGAATGCGAGGATGCACCAGAGTAAGGGAAGAGCTTTTCATCATTCCATGCCACAGCCTCGATAACCATCTTTAGTCGACCAAGCTGCTTTGATTTCTTCCATCCTTCGTAGAGATAGTAGTTATCACCTTGAGCAGTTGTAATCAAGAGGTGCTTTCCACTTGGGTCTAGGAACATCTTGTGCACAGTAGCCTCCTGCGGTTTCTTGCCGAGAGAGAGTTCGCCAATATAATCCTGCATCGCCATATCAATTCTGTGGAGATTGTTATTATTGAAGCATATTATTAGAATATTGTTGGAGACGACTAGATTGGTAATTTGAGCGGGAGGCGTATACTGGACGGGTGCAAGTCTGAATATAGGTTCTTCGTCGGGTGTGCCCTGTAGAAAGTCGGGTTACTGAACCCAAATATGCGTGCTGGGAGGTTCACTTGCCTTTAAGTTTATGGCGATCTGTTCATCCACACGAGTGGCTATGGGAGTCTCCAGGCCACCCGCGGCTGTAGTATTCGGTTCGAACCCTTCATAGTGTAGCTGAGGAAGAGCGCGAGTTTTTGGCGATGTTACCACACCAGGCCTTCCGGAATGTTCTACATCTTATTTCAGTGGGTTAATATCCGCAACAGTGATTCAAAAAAACGGTTTACATTCGTCAAACATGGTAGACGAAACGGAGGTTTGGCTGGGTGTGACAACTGAAGCGCCGTTATTGGATGACCTCAGCAATATCGGGTAAACAATGAATAAATACGATCATTGCAAACACAGTAAGCACAAAGCTGTTACATGCACCTGGCCAGCCAGTGATGAGCAACGTGGCTTTGCGGAGCTATAAATACAAGCGTGAATTCCATCCAACTCGGTTTGCTATGCCATGTGTAATGTGACATCGTATGCTAGTCAGTTTCCTTGGGTTGTTCCGGCACTTGGGTAAGCTCCTCATCTCGCGTAGCTAGTTCACTGGAACGCGGAAACTCTCCAAACAGCGGACTTTGAAGAGGTGTGAGAACAGGGGACGAATCTAATCATCTCAATCAGTTATCTAGATAACGGCAACTGGAAAGAGCGGTAAACATACTGGTTAACTGGAATACCCCTGTGAGGTCGGCAGTAGACGGAACATGTGAAGCAGAGTGTATGCGAGCATGGGAGCGCCAGTTATCGTCCTTTTCGGCGCGATTTCTTGAGGAACTGCCGAATTGGAACCTGGAAGGCTTAGGTCCTCGGGGTGGAGAGCCTGTATTACCCCGACCGCGCCCAAGCTCCATCCGACCGCGCCATGACGAGTTATGCTCAGGACTTGCTTGAGTAGTTCGTGCGTGGGAAATGGGTGGAGGTGTCGAAGATCTCCCGCGTGTCCAAGTAGCTGAacggggaagaagaagaggggaGCCAGGGTCCTCACTCATGACACTGTAGTCTGAAAGTGTAGGAGAAAGTGTGGCGTCAGCCGCGGTGACCTGCGAATGGTCCGATTTCGATGAAAACGTGTTGATTAGAGAATAAATGTCAACACTACCTTTCTACGCTGCATACGACCTTTCTTTTCGGCCTCATACTGGAGCGCGGAGTCGTTAAGGTCGACGTGAATGTCATTCTCGGTTAAGCCAGCTTCGGTCAACTCTTCAACCCAATATCGAATTGTCGACTCCCACTGAACATGAATAGTGGAAGGATCGCTAAATGCGCGTTCAATAACTCGCAGTGATGGCCCATCCCACACTCTACTCACTGATCAAGTACTTCAGGTTTTACTTCCCCTTCTCCCGTCACAATGTGCTTGTTAATGTCAACAAATCGCACATTGTTATCTTCACAAAACAAGCTCAAGGCGGCGTTGAACTCTTGAACCATTGCTCGCCGGGTGTGGATGTCCGTAGGTACCCTGGAGTCTGCCAGATGGAGGTCACGGGTCTGCACTGCGTCTTCTTCGCGTCTCTGATACTTCCTGACGCTCTCGTCCAGATAATCGTCCTGCTAGAGCATTAGTTACGTGGAACACACACTCATAAGTCCAAATTGCTCTTACATTAACACAAG comes from Rhizoctonia solani chromosome 4, complete sequence and encodes:
- a CDS encoding vacuolar protein sorting-associated protein 18, coding for MSEAITPANESVDTERVGSISQVSGHQHVLVACGDSFVGPLKLLNRGRVLVKRFSGASAKGLGNKNSVSQTGVLVTQLLDTYKPEQVLFVFGQVDLHILYLWKALKAQRDGSDPPTPDDWRLTVLNSYTTFLRNNILTRRLSAGDSGYLRNIFVASVIAPCVNDDYLDESVRKYQRREEDAVQTRDLHLADSRVPTDIHTRRAMVQEFNAALSLFCEDNNVRFVDINKHIVTGEGEVKPEVLDHDPSTIHVQWESTIRYWVEELTEAGLTENDIHVDLNDSALQYEAEKKGRMQRRKVTAADATLSPTLSDYSVMSEDPGSPLLLPRSATWTRGRSSTPPPISHARTTQASPEHNSSWRGRMELGRGRGNTGSPPRGPKPSRFQFGSSSRNRAEKDDNWRSHARIHSASHVPSTADLTGVFQLTNSSPVLTPLQSPLFGEFPRSSELATRDEELTQVPEQPKETD